A genomic window from Aythya fuligula isolate bAytFul2 chromosome 15, bAytFul2.pri, whole genome shotgun sequence includes:
- the DRG2 gene encoding developmentally-regulated GTP-binding protein 2: MGILEKISEIEKEIARTQKNKATEYHLGLLKAKLAKYRAQLLEPSKSSAAKGEGFDVMKSGDARVALIGFPSVGKSTFLSLMTSTASEAASYEFTTLTCIPGVIEYKGANIQLLDLPGIIEGAAQGKGRGRQVIAVARTADVVIMMLDATKGEVQRALLEKELESVGIRLNKSKPNIYFKPKKGGGISFNSTVTLTQCSEKLVQLILHEYKIFNAEVLFREDCSPDEFIDVIVGNRVYMPCLYVYNKIDQISMEEVDRLARRPHSVVISCGMKLNLDYLLEKLWEYLALTCIYTKKRGQRPDFTDAIILRKGASVEHVCHRIHRSLASQFKYALVWGTSTKYSPQRVGLTHMMEHEDVIQIVKK, encoded by the exons ATGGGGATCCTGGAGAAGATCTCGGAGATCGAGAAGGAGATCGCCCGCACCCAGAAAAACAAGg CTACCGAGTACCACCTGGGCCTCCTGAAGGCAAAGCTCGCGAAGTACAGAGCCCAGTTACTGGAACCTTCCAAATCCTCTGCTGCTAAAGGAGAAGGCTTCGATGTGATGAAATCTGGAGATGCCCGCGTGGCGCTGATCGGGTTTCCTTCTGTGGGTAAG TCCACCTTCCTGAGCTTAATGACCTCAACCGCCAGCGAAGCTGCGTCCTACGAGTTCACAACCCTGACCTGCATCCCGGGAGTCATAGAA taCAAAGGAGCCAACATCCAGCTGTTGGACCTGCCTGGGATCATCGAGGGAGCAGCACAAG GGAAGGGCAGAGGCCGGCAGGTGATAGCTGTGGCCCGGACAGCAGACGTGGTTATTATGATGCTGGATGCCACGAAGGGTGAAGTACAGCG GGCCCTGCTGGAGAAAGAACTGGAATCTGTCGGAATCCGgctgaacaaaagcaaaccaaataTCTACTTCAAG CCGAAGAAGGGTGGAGGCATCTCCTTCAACTCCACTGTCACGTTAACTCAGTGCTCCGAGAAGCTGGTGCAGCTCATCCTCCACGAATACA AAATCTTCAACGCTGAGGTCCTTTTCAGAGAGGATTGTTCCCCTGATGAGTTCATTGACGTGATAGTAGGCAACAGGGTCTACATGCCGTGCCTCTAC GTTTATAACAAGATTGACCAGATATCCATGGAGGAAGTGGATCGTCTTGCTCGGAGACCCCACAGCGTCGTGATCAG CTGCGGCATGAAATTGAACCTGGACTACTTGCTGGAGAAGCTCTGGGAATACCTGGCACTTACCTGCATCTACACCAAGAAACGAGGAC AGAGACCAGACTTCACAGATGCCATTATTCTACGGAAAGGGGCTTCTGTGGAGCACGTG TGCCATCGAATTCACAGATCATTAGCCAGCCAGTTCAAATACGCCTTGGTGTGG gggACGAGCACAAAATACAGCCCTCAAAGAGTGGGCTTAACCCATATGATGGAACATGAAGATGTCATTCAGATCGTAAAGAAGTAG
- the GID4 gene encoding glucose-induced degradation protein 4 homolog, which translates to MPVRSERGRAGGAAAPSSTSSSSSSFSSAAAPSSSSPSSSSSSSSSSSSSASSASAVPAASSLVPPPPINTAQPGVATSLLYSGAKFRGQQRSKGNAYEVEVVMQHVDMENSYLCGYLKIKGLTEEYPTLTTFFEGEIISKKHPFLTRKWDADEDVDRKHWGKFQAFYQYAKTFNSDDFDYEDLKNGDYVFMRWKEQFLVPDHTIKDISGASFAGFYYICFQKPAASIEGYYYHRSSEWYQSLNLTHVPEHSAPIYEFR; encoded by the exons ATGCCGGTGCGCAGCGAGCGGGGCCGCGCGGGTGGGGCCGCGGCgccttcctccacctcctcttcctcctcctcgttCTCCTCAGCGGCGGCgccttcctcatcctccccctcctcttcctcatcctcctcctcctcctcatcttcttcGGCCTCCTCCGCCTCGGCCGTGCCGGCCGCCAGCAGCCTGGTGCCGCCGCCCCCCATCAACACGGCTCAGCCCGGCGTGGCCACCTCGCTGCTCTACAGCGGCGCCAAGTTCCGCGGGCAGCAGCGCAGCAAGGGCAACGCCTACGAGGTGGAGGTCGTCATGCAG CACGTGGATATGGAAAACTCCTATCTCTGTGGATACTTGAAGATTAAAGGCCTTACGGAG GAGTACCCAACCCTCACCACTTTCTTTGAAGGGGAAATAATCAGTAAAAAGCACCCTTTCTTAACACGCAAGTGGGATGCTGACGAAGATGTGGATCGTAAACACTGG GGGAAGTTCCAGGCTTTCTACCAGTATGCAAAAACATTTAACTCTGATGACTTTGATTATGAGGATCTGAAAAACGGGGACTACGTCTTCATGCGATGGAAG GAGCAGTTCCTTGTCCCAGATCACACCATCAAAGACATCAGCGGTGCTTCCTTTGCTGGTTTCTATTACATCTGCTTCCAGAAGCCAGCAGCGTCTATAGAGGGCTATTACTACCATAGGAGTTCAGAATG GTATCAGTCATTGAATTTAACTCACGTTCCTGAGCACAGTGCTCCTATCTACGAATTCCGATGA
- the ATPAF2 gene encoding ATP synthase mitochondrial F1 complex assembly factor 2: MWRGRCRRLLLGCAPRPAPGVLKGTGRGRGYAPPTERKRFYQNVSISQGEGGFEINLDHRKLKTPQAKLFTVPSEALAIAVATEWDSQKDTIKFYTMHLTTLCNTALDNPTQRSKGQLIRAAVKFLETDTVCYRVEEPAALAELQRNEWDPIVAWAEKRYNVAIGSSTSIMGPNIPASTRDTFSSHLASYNMWALQGIEYVITQLKSLILSMGLIDRHITVEKAVLLSRLEEEYQIQRWGKVEWAHDYDLCELRARAAAGTLFVHLCSESSTVKHKLLQD, from the exons ATGTGGAGGGGTCGCTGCCGCcgcctgctgctgggctgcgcCCCCCGGCCGGCCCCCGGTGTCCTcaaggggacggggaggggTCGTGGGTACGCCCCGCCGACAG agaGGAAGAGGTTTTACCAGAACGTGAGCATCTCGCAAGGAGAAG GAGGCTTTGAAATAAACCTGGACCACCGCAAGCTGAAAACGCCGCAGGCCAAGCTCTTCACCGTCCCCAGCGAGGCCTTGGCCATCGCAGTGGCGACGGAATGGGACTCCCAGAAAGACACCATCAAGTTCTACACCATGCACCTG ACCACGCTGTGCAACACGGCCCTGGACAATCCCACGCAGCGAAGCAAAGGGCAGCTGATCCGTGCAGCCGTGAAGTTCCTGGAGACCGACACTGTCTG CTATCGCGTGGAGGAGCCGGCTGccttggcagagctgcagagaaacGAGTGGGATCCCATCGTCGCCTGGGCTGAGAAAAG GTACAACGTGGCGATCGGTTCCTCCACCAGCATCATGGGGCCAAACATCCCGGCCAGCACCAGGGACACCTTCAGCAGCCACCTGGCCTCCTACAACATGTGGGCTCTGCAAG GTATAGAATACGTAATCACCCAGCTGAAATCTCTCATTCTGTCCATGGGCCTGATTGACAGGCACATTACCGTGGAGAAAGCCGTGCTTCTGTCTCGGCTGGAGGAAGAATACCAG aTTCAGCGCTGGGGCAAGGTGGAGTGGGCCCACGACTACGATCTGTGCGAGCTGCGCGCTCGCGCGGCCGCTGGGACTCTCTTTGTTCACCTCTGCTCAGAGAGCTCCACCGTAAAACACAAGCTGTTGCAGGACTAA